A section of the Spirochaetota bacterium genome encodes:
- a CDS encoding PadR family transcriptional regulator, with the protein MSIKYAILGLLHYTDMHGYRIKDHIEKNFGHMWTINFGQIYTSLKDLEESGLIEVTEVVPSDDGGPYKKCYRITEEGKKDFAQWLHSSPEKQMLLRDPFLLRFAFFGFGDSDRAVEIIDEQIQLYEEQLRRRTQNLSRWRKQSVYVRLIADLGVKFNEMYLEWLKKAKEEIIKEKEGVLAKKA; encoded by the coding sequence ATGTCGATAAAATACGCGATACTTGGTCTTCTCCATTACACTGATATGCATGGGTACAGGATAAAGGATCATATCGAAAAAAACTTTGGACATATGTGGACAATCAACTTTGGCCAGATCTACACCAGTTTAAAGGATCTTGAGGAAAGCGGGTTGATAGAAGTCACAGAAGTTGTGCCTTCCGATGATGGGGGACCATATAAAAAGTGCTATCGCATAACAGAAGAAGGTAAAAAAGATTTTGCACAGTGGCTCCACTCATCGCCTGAGAAGCAGATGCTATTACGTGACCCTTTTCTACTACGTTTTGCTTTTTTTGGATTTGGAGATTCAGACCGTGCGGTGGAGATAATCGATGAACAGATACAACTATATGAGGAACAACTAAGAAGAAGAACGCAAAACCTGTCACGATGGCGAAAACAAAGCGTGTATGTCAGATTAATTGCAGATCTAGGTGTCAAATTTAATGAGATGTACCTAGAATGGTTAAAAAAGGCTAAAGAGGAGATAATAAAAGAAAAAGAAGGAGTGCTGGCAAAAAAAGCATAA
- a CDS encoding formate C-acetyltransferase/glycerol dehydratase family glycyl radical enzyme, whose amino-acid sequence METLRKIVPDYTDFDRVNRLRWRIINAPQEVCIERARYLTQSMMQHWEKPAVTRMSLALEHILNNISVIIRDDELIVGCRTSKLKGAPLFPENKSRWIEGDCENFDKRLLQRALITQQEKQELSQQILPFWRGKTVEDIFESRLPEDVMEDMDKYIFTMMLEITYGIGHFTMNYSKVLQRGLKGIIAELEQKMNELETKGEANQKWLLYDAMIRTCKGAIAFANRYAKKAREMAEKTKNKKREEELIEIARICEKVPEHPAQTFYEAVQSLYFIHLITQIESGGNSVSIGRIDQILYPFFKRDYTNGIITRDRARELISLLFIKMNEIWNVLEEAYIPGGEGTEGKTTQNVTIGGIDIYGNDATNELSYIVLDAYADIRTVQPNFSVRISKKTPKEFLTTAAEYARDGVLMHFFNDETVIETLVNAGHSLEDARDYALVGCVEPNAQGKCFGSTFAVQFSGIKCVEFALSNGIDNIFGYRSGIETGDPTTFTTFDDVWNAYDAQVKHFMQQMTRGMEVLDRTIAENVPSPFASIMIDGCIEKGKDLTAGGAVYNSTGVQLIGFANVVDSLYAVKKAVFDDHYCSIGELAQWVSDDWQEAEDRRIYFLRKIPKFGNDNDDVDAIGIKVLEHFCDAVYSHKNYRGGRFWPGVFVVGFHISFGAFTGATPDGRHAGDVLGNGLTPTTGNAISGPTAIMNSITKLPLTKIYNGANLNMRFNGNKIKTEHLAYLILTYFEKGGMQVQFNMVDSKILRDAQKNPDKYRDLFVRVSGYSAEFVGLSEIAQEEIISRTEFEYKL is encoded by the coding sequence ATGGAAACATTACGGAAAATAGTTCCCGATTATACTGATTTTGACAGGGTCAATAGATTGCGCTGGCGTATTATCAATGCACCACAGGAAGTGTGCATTGAACGGGCACGGTATTTGACACAATCCATGATGCAGCACTGGGAGAAACCTGCAGTAACCAGAATGAGCCTGGCACTTGAGCATATATTAAATAATATAAGTGTAATTATCCGTGATGATGAGCTTATTGTTGGATGCAGGACTTCAAAATTAAAAGGGGCACCACTTTTTCCAGAAAACAAATCACGCTGGATTGAAGGCGATTGTGAAAATTTTGATAAGCGTTTATTGCAGAGAGCGTTAATTACTCAGCAAGAAAAGCAGGAGTTGTCGCAACAAATACTTCCTTTTTGGCGTGGCAAGACAGTTGAGGATATTTTTGAAAGCAGATTGCCTGAGGATGTGATGGAAGATATGGATAAATATATCTTCACCATGATGCTTGAGATAACATACGGAATAGGTCACTTCACCATGAATTATTCAAAAGTACTACAGCGTGGCTTAAAAGGAATTATTGCTGAGCTTGAACAAAAGATGAATGAGCTTGAAACGAAGGGAGAAGCTAACCAGAAGTGGCTGCTGTATGATGCAATGATACGTACATGTAAGGGGGCGATAGCATTTGCTAATAGATATGCCAAGAAAGCAAGGGAAATGGCTGAAAAAACAAAAAACAAGAAACGTGAAGAGGAGTTGATTGAAATCGCACGTATTTGTGAAAAGGTGCCCGAACATCCTGCACAAACTTTTTATGAAGCTGTTCAATCGCTGTATTTTATACATCTTATTACGCAGATTGAATCAGGAGGGAATTCGGTTTCGATTGGCAGAATTGATCAGATATTATATCCATTTTTTAAAAGAGATTATACAAATGGGATTATTACTCGTGATAGAGCTCGTGAGTTGATTTCGCTATTGTTTATTAAAATGAATGAAATATGGAATGTGCTGGAGGAAGCATATATCCCAGGTGGAGAGGGAACTGAGGGTAAAACCACACAGAACGTGACCATTGGTGGTATTGATATATATGGTAATGATGCTACTAATGAGCTATCGTATATAGTTCTTGATGCGTATGCTGATATACGAACTGTTCAGCCAAATTTTAGTGTGAGGATTTCAAAGAAAACTCCAAAAGAATTTTTAACCACAGCAGCAGAGTATGCACGTGATGGCGTATTGATGCACTTTTTTAATGATGAGACGGTGATTGAAACCTTAGTTAATGCAGGGCATTCCCTTGAGGATGCACGCGATTATGCACTGGTTGGGTGTGTGGAGCCAAATGCGCAGGGAAAATGTTTTGGTTCTACTTTTGCGGTGCAGTTCAGCGGTATCAAATGTGTGGAATTTGCATTATCAAATGGCATTGATAATATTTTTGGATATAGAAGTGGGATTGAAACAGGTGACCCTACAACGTTCACAACATTTGATGATGTGTGGAATGCATATGACGCACAGGTAAAGCATTTTATGCAGCAGATGACACGGGGCATGGAGGTACTGGACAGAACCATTGCAGAAAATGTTCCATCACCATTTGCCTCGATAATGATTGATGGATGTATTGAGAAGGGAAAAGACCTCACAGCAGGTGGAGCCGTATACAATTCTACCGGAGTACAGCTGATTGGATTTGCTAATGTTGTTGATAGCTTATATGCAGTGAAGAAAGCAGTATTTGATGATCATTACTGTTCTATAGGTGAACTGGCACAATGGGTTTCTGATGACTGGCAGGAAGCTGAGGACAGAAGAATATATTTCTTACGAAAAATACCAAAGTTTGGCAATGACAATGATGATGTTGATGCAATAGGGATAAAGGTACTTGAGCATTTTTGTGATGCAGTGTACAGTCATAAGAATTACAGGGGTGGAAGATTTTGGCCCGGTGTGTTTGTGGTTGGATTCCATATAAGTTTTGGAGCTTTTACAGGGGCAACTCCTGACGGCCGCCATGCCGGAGATGTTTTGGGTAATGGGCTTACCCCTACAACCGGGAATGCAATTTCAGGGCCAACAGCCATAATGAATTCCATCACAAAGCTGCCGTTGACTAAAATATACAATGGAGCCAATCTCAATATGCGGTTCAATGGGAATAAAATTAAAACTGAACATTTAGCATACCTAATTTTAACATATTTTGAAAAAGGTGGGATGCAGGTTCAGTTCAACATGGTTGATTCAAAAATTTTGCGGGATGCGCAGAAGAACCCAGATAAATATAGGGATTTGTTTGTGCGGGTAAGTGGGTATTCGGCTGAGTTTGTAGGGCTTTCGGAGATAGCTCAAGAGGAGATAATCAGCCGAACTGAATTTGAATATAAACTATGA
- a CDS encoding SDR family NAD(P)-dependent oxidoreductase codes for MGDVIVITGIADGMGREVAKMLVRGGHSIAGFDKDKELLQSLRKELGSIDNANFYLEDFDITDRRRIAKFRDKVLEKFKKVDTVLSNVGIGFFGPFEEIDLEKALKCFEINVIGAAAVFKSFIPYMRNWKKGKLIAMSSLVGRIPFPFESIYTATKFALTGLIESIRYEVEPFGIKVAIIEPAQVSTRFAAKIHWLPSSDSPYFDRVKRFINRDNELIKTAPDPQFAAKKILKVILSKNPKLYNQIDFKSTFFLWLNNFLPVKLRDIILINYMDIKPR; via the coding sequence ATGGGGGATGTTATAGTAATAACCGGCATTGCCGATGGCATGGGAAGAGAAGTTGCCAAAATGCTTGTGAGGGGAGGCCATTCTATTGCAGGTTTTGATAAAGACAAAGAGTTGCTTCAATCTCTCCGTAAAGAATTAGGGTCCATAGACAACGCTAACTTCTACCTAGAAGATTTTGATATTACGGATAGAAGGCGTATAGCAAAGTTCCGCGATAAGGTATTAGAAAAATTTAAAAAAGTTGATACAGTGCTTTCCAATGTTGGCATTGGCTTTTTTGGTCCTTTTGAAGAGATTGATCTGGAAAAAGCTTTAAAATGTTTTGAGATAAATGTCATTGGTGCAGCAGCTGTATTCAAGTCATTTATTCCTTACATGCGGAATTGGAAAAAGGGCAAATTGATTGCGATGTCATCTCTGGTTGGCAGAATCCCTTTCCCCTTTGAGTCAATATACACTGCAACAAAATTTGCCTTAACTGGCTTAATAGAATCTATACGCTATGAAGTGGAACCATTTGGAATTAAGGTAGCAATTATTGAGCCTGCACAGGTATCCACACGTTTTGCAGCAAAAATTCACTGGCTGCCATCATCTGATTCACCATATTTTGACAGAGTCAAACGCTTTATAAATAGAGATAATGAATTGATTAAAACAGCTCCTGACCCTCAGTTTGCTGCAAAAAAGATTCTTAAAGTTATATTGTCAAAGAATCCTAAACTGTACAACCAGATTGATTTTAAGAGCACATTTTTCCTATGGCTTAATAATTTTTTACCTGTGAAGTTACGGGACATTATCTTAATTAACTACATGGATATCAAACCACGATAA
- a CDS encoding NAD-dependent epimerase/dehydratase family protein, protein MIRYNGITLVTGAAGFMGSHLVEYLAKQGVKVRATSRPRQDTSFFDRLGVEFVPSDLTKPETLPKLFEGGVDRVFHLGAICNFSTPYEVLYHTNVEGVDRITTLALANKVKCYVHVGSTSVYGYYKGVPFTEESPRDPQDAYGRSKRDGENIVWEKIKQGLPAIITRPCTVYGPRCNDGAGKVFSRPTKISAIPGNGRQLLSNVRAEDVAAAVVHLSQFEGAVGQAYNIADDSHPTVEEALRLAALVFGTKPPRMHMPLSIIKVAAKIDGYLSAKKGKIPDLEYDAVKYLYNDYVVDNLKLKSTGFKFIYPDFKESMRQMGEWYKKHYAE, encoded by the coding sequence ATGATACGTTATAATGGAATTACCCTTGTTACCGGTGCTGCGGGGTTTATGGGGAGCCATCTTGTAGAATATCTGGCAAAACAGGGTGTAAAAGTACGTGCAACATCACGGCCTCGCCAAGATACCTCTTTTTTTGATAGGTTGGGCGTTGAGTTTGTACCTTCCGATTTAACAAAACCCGAAACACTCCCAAAACTTTTTGAAGGTGGTGTGGATAGAGTTTTTCATTTAGGAGCAATATGTAATTTTTCTACACCATACGAAGTGCTGTATCATACCAACGTTGAGGGAGTAGATAGAATAACAACGCTGGCACTTGCCAATAAAGTTAAATGCTATGTACATGTTGGTTCAACCAGTGTGTATGGTTATTATAAAGGAGTTCCTTTTACTGAAGAAAGTCCGCGTGATCCGCAGGATGCATATGGTAGAAGCAAGCGTGATGGAGAAAATATTGTGTGGGAAAAGATAAAGCAGGGACTTCCTGCAATTATCACAAGACCATGTACCGTATATGGCCCACGGTGCAATGATGGAGCGGGGAAAGTATTTTCACGGCCTACTAAGATTAGTGCAATACCTGGCAATGGTAGACAGCTTTTATCTAATGTTCGTGCTGAGGATGTAGCTGCAGCGGTGGTGCATCTTTCCCAATTTGAAGGAGCAGTAGGTCAGGCGTACAATATTGCAGATGATTCTCATCCTACAGTTGAAGAAGCGCTGCGTTTAGCAGCTTTAGTATTTGGGACGAAACCCCCGCGTATGCACATGCCACTATCAATAATAAAAGTAGCTGCTAAAATTGATGGGTATTTGTCAGCAAAAAAAGGGAAAATACCTGATCTTGAATATGATGCTGTAAAGTATTTATATAATGATTATGTGGTAGATAATTTAAAGTTAAAATCAACAGGTTTTAAGTTCATATATCCAGATTTTAAAGAATCCATGAGGCAAATGGGGGAGTGGTATAAAAAGCATTATGCTGAATAA